A stretch of DNA from Anaerotignum faecicola:
GAATATACTTTGCATTTGATTGAAGAAGCCGAGGAATACGAAAAAATGCAGGAGGTAAGCGTTTATGGAAAAACGGGAAGTTATGGAAAATGAAGAAAAGACCGAAGCCGTTAAGGAAACAAAATTTACAAAGGAACAGATTTTAAAATGCGCCAGGTATTCCGGGAAACGGGATATACTGAGCGTTATTCTTAACGACGGGGAAAGTTACGGTCACAAGGAAATACAAAATGCGGTTGAAAAGTTTTTGAAAGGAAAGGTGGATTAAATGGCATTAGGCGGAGGAACATTTTTAACGCAGAATAAAGTTATACCGGGGGCGTACATCAACTTTGTAAGCGCGGCGAGGAGCACGGCGGCTTTAAGCGACAGGGGATACTGCGCTATGGCCATGGAGCTTGACTGGGGCGTTGACGGCGAAGTGTTTACCGTTGAAAGCGGCGACTTCCAAAAGGACAGCATGGCCATATTCGGTTATGACTACACAAGCGGCAAGCTTAAGGGGCTGAGGGATTTATTCCTTAACGCCAAAACCCTTTACTGCTACAGGCTCAACAGCGGCGAAAAGGCGTCGAACGATTTTGCGGAGGCTAAATACAGCGGCATAAGGGGAAACGACATTACAATCGTTATCGCAAAGAACGCCGACGATGAAAGCAAGTTCGACGTTACTACAAAGTTTGACGGGAAGGAAGTTGACATGCAGACTGTCGGAAAAGCCGGCGAACTTTTGGAAAACGGATATGTAAAATTTAAAGGGGGAGCCGTGTTGAGCGAAACGGCGGGGACGGCCCTTTCAGGCGGGACAAACGCCGAAAGCGTTACGGGATCCGAATATCAG
This window harbors:
- a CDS encoding phage tail protein, which gives rise to MALGGGTFLTQNKVIPGAYINFVSAARSTAALSDRGYCAMAMELDWGVDGEVFTVESGDFQKDSMAIFGYDYTSGKLKGLRDLFLNAKTLYCYRLNSGEKASNDFAEAKYSGIRGNDITIVIAKNADDESKFDVTTKFDGKEVDMQTVGKAGELLENGYVKFKGGAVLSETAGTALSGGTNAESVTGSEYQEFLDKIESYSFNTLGCLSTEETIKGLFVSFTKRL